The Candidatus Woesearchaeota archaeon genomic interval GTCAGTCGCAGCTATGACCTGAACATTGGTTTTCCTCTGCATCTCCCTTGCCTCATACATTGGATCGGCCTTGATCATCTTTGCTCCAAAATGCGTTATTATAACCAATTTTGGCATGACTTTTTCAACTATCTTTACAGCGCCGTCTATGCTCAGCCTGCCAGGTTCCTCAACTCCTGAAGGATTCTGGACATTGATTATAAGCACATTTGAGCCTTTGCACTGCTCTATTATGTCTTTTGAGAATTCTGTATCTGAAATGTAAGACAATACAAATTTCGGGGTGAAGAACTTATATCCAAGAGCTTCAGGATCAGAATGCTTCAGCCTTATTGGCTTTATTTCAATATTTTCTATTGCAACTTTAGTTTCCCTCTCCAGTACAATGAACCTCTCAAGGCAGCTCTTATGAAATTCAGTAAGCGGAGTTGTTATCCCTTCTGCGCCATTAATTAAAGTTTTATTGCAGACCAGGACTCCTTTTTTGTCCAGTCCTGAATATGTCATTGCCGCTATTACTGCATTAATGTCATTGCAATGGTTAATATGGGCATGAGAAACAAGCACAGCCGTATTGTCCCTTACATTGATGCCGTACTGCGCTGCTGCCAGCAATGTTCCTGGCCCGGGATCAACATGGAACTGGAAATCATCTAACTGCAGTATTATGCCGCCGGATCCCCTGATCTGCTTTCCGTATACCAGGCTTTCGCCTGCTGTCCCGAGGAAAATTATGTTGTATGGCATTATTACCCCCAAACACAGCTAATAGGCAATAAGTTTATTAATTTTTCTATTGTTTTGGGCTTTAATGAGTTTTACTTATTTCTTTTTATTTCTTCGCCGTATAAATTCATAAAGCCATAATGAGATATTTCATTAGGCAAATTTTCTTTATTTATTGGAACAAAGTTTTTAAATTCTTCTTCAAATGGTATGAACTTTTCTGCAAAGAATTTTCTATATTCTAAAAGTAGATGATGCCCCTTTTCTAAAAGATTTATTTTTTTTGATTGGTGAATGCTATTAATATTCTCAAATATTCTCCAGTTATATCCTTCACAATTTACTCTAATCGGCGTTTCACCAAGATAAGATTGAATAAAGACCAGAGTCTTTCCGCTACATTTTATGCCATCCATTTTTAATAAGGATATATTTAGATCAAGAATACTTTCTTCAAGCATTTCCACAGAATCTTCTCGTTGAATTATTTTTTTGTTTGCCCTTATTTTTTTAAGCATCTCGTTCTCGTCATGTAATAAAATGGCATACCACTTATTGTTTATATTTGACAAGAAACTATATCCAAAAGAACGATTATGAATTCTACCATTTTTATCAAGAAAGACATAATTTACATCTTCGAACTCTAAAACAGAACTTCTAGAATTTTTTTCTATAATGCCTGTTAAAACTGCAAAATTGTATTTAAACAGATCATCTGAAAACTGACACCCGCATTTTATTTTATCAACTAAGCCATCCTTTGATGAATTTTTTTCTACTCCGATCAAAACCATATATTCTTTTTCAGGTATAGCTCTGTCACTCTTTTCTTTGGGCAATACTTCCGGAGGAGCAGTTCTTTCTATTACTTCTGTCAATACAGGCATATTTAATGAGAATACGCTTAAATTTAAAAATCTTTCGAGAATTTCTCATAAATAAAACCGAAAGGTTTATATAAGTGTATGTTTTTAGCATACATATGGCTGTTAATAACATACAATTTACAAGGATCGAGATCAAGATAGCAAAATACATTTTTAAGCACTATAAAGACAGGCGCAATGCCAGGCAATTGGCCAGAATCCTAAACATTAACCATGCTCATGCGAATAAGCTGTGCAACCTTCTTGCAGAAAAGCGGCTTTTGATTAAGGAAGAAATAGGAAACTCAGCTTATTTTTCATTTAATTATGAAAATAAATTAGCTGTTAAATTCATGGAATATGTGTTAAGTTTGGAGGAAAAAGAGTTTCCAAAATGGCTTATTGTTGTTTTGCACAGCTTGAAAAAATTCATGCCTTATCTTGAGATGGGGCTCGTTTTTGGATCCTCAATAAAGACCCGTGATTTTAATGATATTGATGTCTTGCTTGTGTATGACGAAAAAGAGTCTAAGAAAATCAGTAAAATTAAAGAAGAAATAAGAAAGTCCCAATTAGTGGAACAGCCAATAAGATATGCGGATGTAGCTGAAAAGGACATGCTTCTGAACAAAGGCGATAAGACCTTCTACAGCATTATGTCAGACAGCTTAATATTTCATAATCCTGAAAAATATGTTGAGGTGGTTAAAAAATGCCGCAAATAGACAATCATCTGAAATGGTGCCTAAAGGATCAGCGAAGGCTGATGAAAATGTCAGAATTTTCCATCTAGTCTTTGACTGGTGGCAGAAAGCCAACCTTTTTCATATGCGGAAAATTCTGAGCATGCTCAAAAACAACCTGATGCGATGGAACGTAGCTACATGCCACTCATCTATGATGGGTGGTTTTTGACACAAAATCAGATTTGGATTTGGCGCAAAAACATTTGAAGAAATCAGAGTATAATTATGGTGTTTTGAAGACTCTTGAGAACTTAAAGATATATGACTGGGCCTTGAATGTCGGTTTTTATGCGATTTATCATTGCTTTTTAGGGATACTGTCAAAATACGGCTACGCATCACAGAATCAGGCATGCACGATAACGGTGCTTCTTAAGCTGATAGAAGAAAAAAAGCTAAATCTTGACAAAGACATTGTTATGCAATTTGACACGCTTGATGTTGAGGAAAACTTGGCTGCTTCCACTGTAAGAATGGAACGGGAAATCTCAACTTATGGTGTAGAGACAAGCATTGATGTGAAACAATTAAAGAAAATGAAAGAACTGATTTTAAAATTACAAAGGGAAACAATCAGGATTTTGGCAGAATAATCTGCAAAACAAAAAACTATATAAAACATGAAATAATCTTTCTTTTATGATCAGGAACAGCTTCATTTTTCTTCCAAGAATAAACAGCCAGAAAGAGGCATTGTTGTGGAAAGCGGGTATTAAAACATGGGATGACTTCCTGAATGCAAAAAGAGTTCCTGGCATCGCAGGCTATAAAAAGCCATATTTTGACAGGCAGCTGCTGAAGGCAAGGGCGAATCTTTACAATCTTAATTCAGTTTTTTTCGATGAAGCGCTGCCGAAAGCAGAGCATTGGCGGCTTTATGAGTTCTTTAAGGATGAAGCGTGCTTTCTTGATATCGAAACAACCGGATTGAGCAATTACTCTCATTTAACTTTGATCGGATTATACGACGGAATAAACACAAAGACAATGATAAACGGAATAAATCTTGATGTTAACGGATTGAAAAATGAATTGAGAAAATACAAGCTTATTGTTACATTCAATGGAGCAACTTTTGACCTTCCTTTCATAAGAAAAAGATTTCCCGGATTAGTCCCCGCTATTCCCCATATCGATCTCAGGCACGCATGCAGCAGAATCGGCCTGAAAGGAGGCTTAAAGGAGATTGAAAGGCAGCTCGGCATTAAAAGAAAAAACCCAATTATTGAAAGGATCTGCGGCGGGGATGCGGCTATGCTGTGGAAGATGTTCAAAGCAACCGGAGACGATTATTATTTAAATCTTTTAGTGGAATATAATGAAGAAGACATAATAAATTTAAAGGCAATAGCGGATTATACGTACAGGAGGCTGAAGGAAAAATGCATGGAAAGCGCATAATTAAAAGGTGTATTTTTATTTTTTTAATTGTGTCTTTCCCTGTTTTATTGATATTGTCTGCAACAATCAACACAATAAACAACAAAAGCTTTATTCTGAATGAATTCGAAAAGCACAGCATAGCTGTTGAAAACAAGGAGAAGATTGTCAGCCAGATTCTCAATTATTTCAAGAATGATAAAAGAGACCTTGATGTTTACGGCTTTGATTTGAATGAGATATCGCATATGAGAGATGTTAAGATGGTGATATTGAAAACAAGGTATTTCTTTTATGTTTTACTGGCGGTCAATATTTTATTGCTGTTTTTCAGTTATCTGTATTACGCAGAATATAAAAAGGAAAAAACAAGGATTATTCTAAAAAGATTCTTAAACTATCTTTTTTACGGCAGCATTTCAACAATGGCTTTGATTTTGCTGTTATTCTTATCCACTTTTATTAATTTTGAATTCTTATTTTCATTGTTCCACAAAACCTTTTTCCCGCAGGGAAATTATGCCTTTGCATCAGGGCTTTTGATAACATTGTTCCCTGAAGAATTCTGGGTCGATGCACTGGTCAGGATTATCAGCATCAGCTTCATTGTTTCTTTGGCTGTTTTTTTAGCGGTTTCTTTATTAAATCTTTTTGGCCGTTCAAAATTTTAGATGCCTTGAATAAAAGAATTATCTCTAAAACATATGCCGGCATCATGGTTAAAAGCCCGATTGCTGATAAGATTATTGTCAAAAAACTTGCTCCCGTGATTATGTTTAAGATGCCCGTAGCTGTTGCTATCGAGCCAAGCCTGTCCTTTAGCTTTAATACGGCAATCCCGGCAAGCAGGCTTAAAACTCCGTAAATTAACAGATATAGCACTGAAACTAAAATTAAAAGCTTATCAAAAGACGGAAGCAGTGAAGCTAAAATAACATATCCATATAAAAATATCGAGGATATTATCAGCAGATATGAACTGATTGTCAGTAAAGTGTTTTGTGTTTTCTCACCTATTACCTTGAAGCCCCATATGAACACAGCATATGATATTAGCGAAATTAAATAAGTCAGGATATATGCTGCAATCCAGCCGCTCGTGAGCATC includes:
- a CDS encoding MBL fold metallo-hydrolase, encoding MPYNIIFLGTAGESLVYGKQIRGSGGIILQLDDFQFHVDPGPGTLLAAAQYGINVRDNTAVLVSHAHINHCNDINAVIAAMTYSGLDKKGVLVCNKTLINGAEGITTPLTEFHKSCLERFIVLERETKVAIENIEIKPIRLKHSDPEALGYKFFTPKFVLSYISDTEFSKDIIEQCKGSNVLIINVQNPSGVEEPGRLSIDGAVKIVEKVMPKLVIITHFGAKMIKADPMYEAREMQRKTNVQVIAATDGLAVDPVSYSATNRQKTLNLY
- a CDS encoding DUF1461 domain-containing protein, which translates into the protein MHGKRIIKRCIFIFLIVSFPVLLILSATINTINNKSFILNEFEKHSIAVENKEKIVSQILNYFKNDKRDLDVYGFDLNEISHMRDVKMVILKTRYFFYVLLAVNILLLFFSYLYYAEYKKEKTRIILKRFLNYLFYGSISTMALILLLFLSTFINFEFLFSLFHKTFFPQGNYAFASGLLITLFPEEFWVDALVRIISISFIVSLAVFLAVSLLNLFGRSKF
- a CDS encoding ribonuclease H-like domain-containing protein, coding for MIRNSFIFLPRINSQKEALLWKAGIKTWDDFLNAKRVPGIAGYKKPYFDRQLLKARANLYNLNSVFFDEALPKAEHWRLYEFFKDEACFLDIETTGLSNYSHLTLIGLYDGINTKTMINGINLDVNGLKNELRKYKLIVTFNGATFDLPFIRKRFPGLVPAIPHIDLRHACSRIGLKGGLKEIERQLGIKRKNPIIERICGGDAAMLWKMFKATGDDYYLNLLVEYNEEDIINLKAIADYTYRRLKEKCMESA